Within Desulfobotulus mexicanus, the genomic segment CTGCGGGCCCATGGGTTGAAATGGGATTCCTGATAGGACTGGGCTGCAATGAGTCGCCAGTCAAAGCCATGCAGCTCAGAATATTTTTCAAAAAGATGCTGGTATCTGGGAAGCCTTGTTTTTAGTCTGTTATGGAAGCGCATGAGATCCACGTAGTCAAAGAGATCCAGATTTCTGTAGTGGTGGTTGTAAAGGGTCTCAAAGATCCCGTCTTTCAGAATGTTGTCAAAAAAGCGGTTGATGGTGTAATGGAGTCTGTGGGCTTCGGGATGTATCATCCAGACAAAGGGCGCAGGTCTGCCCAGGGTAAAGGCAGGGAGGGCCTGGGGGTAGTAGCGCTGGTAGCGGCGGGCCATATGGCCGGGGATGACCGTTCCTTCAATCTCCCGGGCAGCAACCTTTGCAAAGAGTTCTTCTGCTAAGAGATTTTCTTCCACAAGCTCAATATCCAGACCATCATCCTGCAGATGCCGGAGCAGTATATAGCTGTCGGAGCCTGTGGGAACATGGATGCGCATTCCCTCTATATCTTCCTTTGATTGAACCTGGATGTTGCTGCGGTGAACGACGAGTTCCAGCTCCATATGCATATAGGGCTGGGTGGTCCGGAAAAGGCTTTGTTCCTGAACAGGTACACCGGGTATGGCAATGGCTGCCCTGCCTTGAGACAGAGCCTCTTCCATCTCCTCCATGCTGTCTGCCACTTCGATATCAAGTTTTAATTCCAGCTGGTCTGCCAGGGTTTTTACCAGCTCATATTCAAATCCCATTTCGTTTCCATTATAGATATAATAGGAGTGCAGTGAGTTCCGTGTAACCACGGGCAGGATGCCGGTTTCCAGTATCCGTGCAAGGCTCAGCTCCGGCTCCTGTGGCAGATTCTGAAGATGGTATACAAAGCGCAGGCAGAAGCACAGGCTGAAAAGAATCAGAAGTTCCAGAATGCAGCGGAGGGTAAATAGAAAAAAATTCACTTGTTTCCTCTCCAGAGGGTCATCCGTACGCAAGGGATGGATGACGTTTTATTGCAAGGTGATGGGATATGACCACTGTGGCTTCTTGCACTTCACCGATGCCTCTGTTATTACCAGAAATTACTGTGATGCAGAAAAAGTTTTTTTAGCATCCTGCCTTTAAATATAGAAAAACGGCATTGCCGCAGGGAGTTTTTTTTGGAAAACATGGAATCTTCCACTGCTGTGACCATTCCGATGCAGCGCAGGCTGACCAGGAAACTGCAACTTGGATCTGTGGAACTGGGGGGAGACGCTCCCATCAGCGTGCAGTCCATGACCAATACCCTCACAGAAGATGTGGCTTCCACCGTCGCTCAGATCCAGAAGCTTGGCGAAGCCGGTTGTGAGATTGTCCGTGTGGCTGTTCCCCACATGGAGAGCGCCAGAGCTATTTCGGAAATCAGAAAACAGACGGATCTTCCCCTGGTGGCGGATATTCACTTTGACCATCGGCTTGCTCTGGCTGCTGCGGATGCTGGATGTGATGGCCTGCGCATTAATCCCGGTAATATAGGATCAGAAATCCATGTACGGGAAGTGGTGGCAGCGGCAAAGGACAAAGGACTTCCCATCCGTATCGGTGTGAATGGCGGTTCCCTTGAGAAGGATCTGATGGCCCGCTATGGGGGGGCTACTCCTCATGCCATGGTGGAAAGTGCCCTGGGGCATGTGGCCATCCTCGAGAAACAGGGCTTCGGGGACATAAAAATTTCCCTGAAGGCTTCGGATGTACCGAGAACCGTGGCTGCTTACCGGCTTTTGTCAAAACGCTGTGACTATCCGCTGCATGTGGGGGTGACAGAAGCTGGGGGGCTTTTTCCGGGAGTGGTGAAAAGTGCCCTGGGTATAGGTATGCTCCTGTCCGAGGGTATAGGAGATACCCTGCGGGTTTCTCTGACCCGTGATCCTGTGGAAGAGGTGCGTGTGGGCTTTGAGATTCTTAAAAGTCTGGGCTTGCGGCAGCGGGGGCCGGATATCATTTCCTGTCCCACCTGTGGCCGCACCCGCATTGATCTTTTTTCCATTCTGGATGCCGTGGAAAAGCGGCTGATGGGAGTTATGGCACCGATAAAGGTGGCCATCATGGGTTGTGTGGTCAATGGGCCGGGAGAAGCCCGTGAAGCGGATGTGGGCATTGCCGGGGGTATGGGTAAGGGTATACTTTTCAGAAAAGGTGAAGTCGTCCGCAAGTGCCGTGAGGATGAGCTGGTGGATGTGCTGATGGCGGAAGTGGCAGTTTTGGAAGAAGAATGGCGTAAAACCGTAAAAACAGGATGAAATATGGGCCAGAATAAAAAAACGGCGATCACGCCGACACGTATGGAAGATTATCCGGAATGGTATCAGCAGGTGGTGAAAGCCTCGGACATGGCAGAGAATTCACCGGTGCGGGGCTGTATGGTGATCAAGCCCTGGGGTTATGCTCTCTGGGAACGGATGGTGGCGGTCCTTGATGGTATGTTCAAGAAAACCGGGGTGAAAAATGCCTATTTTCCCCTGTTTATTCCTTTAAGTTTTTTGGAAAAGGAAGCAGAGCATGTGGAGGGTTTTGCCAAGGAATGTGCCGTGGTGACCCATCATCGCCTTGAAGCCGGACCCAATGGCGGCCTTGTTCCGGCGGGCCCCCTTGCGGAACCCCTGATCGTGCGCCCCACATCGGAAACCATCATCGGTGACTCCTTTTCCCGCTGGGTGACAAGTTACAGGGATCTGCCTTTGCTGATCAATCAGTGGGCCAATGTGGTGCGTTGGGAAATGCGGACCCGCACCTTTTTGCGTACCAGTGAATTCCTCTGGCAGGAAGGCCATACGGCCCATGCAACAGCCGAAGAAGCCGTGGAGCGCACGCGGACCATGCTGGATATTTATGCGGATTTTGTGGAAAACTGGCTGGCGGTTCCGGTAATCCGGGGTGTAAAGACAGCTTCCGAGCGCTTCCCCGGTGCCGTAGAGACTTTTTGCATTGAAGCCATGATGCAGGACAGAAAGGCCCTTCAGGCCGGTACATCCCATTTTCTGGGCCAGAATTTTGCAAAGGCTTCGGATATCCGCTTTCAGGGTTCAGACGGTGTGGAATCCTTTGCATGGACCACTTCCTGGGGTGCATCCACCCGTATGATAGGTGGTCTCATCATGACCCATGGTGATGATGACGGAGTGATCATGCCGCCTAAGGTGGCGCCTGCCCATGTGGTGCTTCTGCCCGTTTTCCCCAAAAATGCAGATCCCGAAGCCATTCTTGCCTATACACGGGAGACGGCGGATCTTCTTCGCCTTGAAAACTATGGAGGCAGATCCCTTGAGGTGGAGATTGACAGCCGGGATATGCCGGGTCGAAACTGGGACTGGATCAAAAAAGGTGTTCCCCTGCGTCTTGAGATGGGTCCGAGGGATATGGCCGAAGATGCGGTGTTCATGTTCCGCAGGGATACGGGCGAGCGCTGTGCCGTTAAAAGGGTTGATCTTGCAAGGGTTGTGGCAGAAACACTGGATGCCATTCAGAAGAATTTGTATGACAGGGCACTGGCCTTTCAGAAGACCCACACCTGTAATATGGATGATAAAGCAGTTTTTTACGATTTCTTTACGGCAAAAAACCCGGAAAAACCGGAAATTCACGGGGGCTTTGCCATGGCCCACTGGTGCGGGGATGCGGCCTGCGAAGAAGCCATAAAAAAGGATCTTGCCGTTACCATACGCTGCATTCCCCTGGATGCTCCTGAAGAGGAGGGAAGCTGTATTTTCTGTGGGGAAAAAAGTATGGGGCGGGTGGTTTTTTCCAAATCCTACTGATGCTGAATAGCTGCTAAAAAGGGTTGCCTGAACGGAACGGGGGATAGAAAGAGACGGAAGGCCATGATTCGTATTAACGATATCATTGACAGTATTCTCGATTATGATCCGGATGCAGACATTGATCTGGTGGAAAGGGCCTATATTTATTCAGCCCGGGTCCATGATGGCCAGGTCAGGCTTTCCGGTGAGCCATATCTGACACATCCCCTTGAGGTTGCTGGCATTCTGGCGGATCTCCGGTTGGATGTGATCAGCGTGGCTGCGGGTCTTCTCCATGATGTGGTGGAGGACACCCATGCCACGGAAGAGGAAATCCGGCAGATGTTCGGTGCGGAAGTGGGGCATATTGTGGCGGGAGTCACAAAAATCAGTAAGCTTCCCTTCCAGACTTCCGAGCACAGACAGGCGGAAAGTATCCGCAAGATGATTCTGGCCATGGCCGATGATATCCGTGTGATTCTGATTAAGCTCACGGACCGCCTGCATAATATGCGAACCCTGCATTTTCATAAGAAGAAAGACAAGGCCATGAAGATATCCCAGGAAACCTGGGACATCTATTCCCCCATAGCCGCCCGGCTGGGGATGTACCAGCTGAAAAATGAGCTGGACGATCTGGCTTTCCGCTACCTGAAGCCCGAGGCCTATGCCGAGATTGAGGCGGGCATTGCCAAAGACAGGGAAGAGCGTGCAAATTATGTCGATGAGGTGCAGGAGATTATCCGTAAGCGCATGGACGAAGTTGGTCTCCCTGCGGATGTGACGGGGAGGTATAAGCAGATTCCCAGCATCTATCAGAAGATGGTGCAGCAGAAGCTTAGCCTTGATGAGGTTTATGATCTTACGGCATTCAGAATTATCCTGAACACTGTGCCCCAGTGTTACGAAGCTCTGGGGGTGATCCATTCCCTCTGGCGGCCTCTGCCCAAGAAGTTCAAAGATTACATAGGTATGCCCAAACCCAATATGTACCAGAGTCTGCATACCACTGTCATTGGTCCCTATGGGGAGCGTATAGAAGTGCAGATACGGACCTGGGATATGGATCGGGTGGCCAAAAGCGGTATTGCTGCCCACTGGAGTTACAAGGAAGGAAAGAGTGCGGATCCCAATATTGCCCGGGCCTTTGCATGGATACAGAATCTTGTGGAAAATCAGGAAGAATACCGGGATCCTGATGAGTTTATGGAGAATGTGCGCATTGATCTTTTTCCGGACGAGGTCTATGTGTTCACTCCCCGGGGAGAAGTGAAGAATCTTCCCAAAGGGGCCACGCCCGTGGATTTTGCCTATATGATCCATACTGAGGTGGGTGAACAGTGCGCCGGGTCAAAGATCAATGGTCGCATGGTGCCCCTCAGTTATGAAATGCGTAATGGTGATATTGTTGAGATTATTACGGCCAAAGGACACACGCCCAGCAAGGACTGGCTGAACTTTGTTAAAACCGTACGGGCGAAGAACCGTATCCGCCAGTGGGTGAAAAACCAGGAAAAGGAGCGTTCCCTTTCCCTGGGCCGGGAGCTTTGTGAAAAAGCTTTCCGGAAGCAGAAGCTGAATTTCAACTCTCTGGTTAATACTGATACCATGCTGGAGGTGGCGCAGTTTTTTAATTTTAAAACGGTTGAGGATCTTATAGCCAATGTTGGCTACGGGAAAATCACCCCGTTGCAGGTCTTGCGCAGGTATGCGCCTTCGGAAGAACCGGAGAAAAAGACATCTTCTTTTATTCAGAAATTAATTCCGGGCCGTAATCGACGCAAACCCAAGGGAGAAGGGGTAGTGGTCAAGGGGCTGGATGATATCCTTGTACGTTTCGGCAAGTGCTGTCAGCCCGTTCCCGGAGATCCTGTCATGGGTTATATTACCCAGGGACAGGGAGTCAGTGTGCATCATAAAAACTGTCCCAGCATAAAAACCCTGAATCCGGATCGTTATGTGGATGTGGACTGGGCCGGAGAGCGTGCTGAATATTATCCTGTCCGTATACAGGTTCTTTCCAATGACAGGATGGGCCTGCTGGCGGATCTGGCAACGGCTGTCACTAAAACAGGAGCCAATATTCTTTCTGCCCATACGGAAACCGGTGAAAGTATGGATGTGACGACTTTCTTTACTGTAGGTGTAACGGGAAGGGAGCTGCTGGAGAAGGTGATGGGTGCCCTTTTGCGTATCCGTGAAGTGACCGATGTGCGGCGTATGGATCTGTAGCAGTTTTTTTTAAGGCAGATGATTATGTAAAAAAGGGTCTCTGGAAGTTATTTCCAAGGACCCTTTTTTGATTGTTCACAGGTATGGCAATCAGCCTGTCAGCCCCTAAGATCAACCTTTTTTGGTGACCCGGCCTGATTTGATGCACTGGGTGCAGACCTTCATACGCTTGAGGCCACCATTATGAACGG encodes:
- the mltF gene encoding membrane-bound lytic murein transglycosylase MltF, whose amino-acid sequence is MNFFLFTLRCILELLILFSLCFCLRFVYHLQNLPQEPELSLARILETGILPVVTRNSLHSYYIYNGNEMGFEYELVKTLADQLELKLDIEVADSMEEMEEALSQGRAAIAIPGVPVQEQSLFRTTQPYMHMELELVVHRSNIQVQSKEDIEGMRIHVPTGSDSYILLRHLQDDGLDIELVEENLLAEELFAKVAAREIEGTVIPGHMARRYQRYYPQALPAFTLGRPAPFVWMIHPEAHRLHYTINRFFDNILKDGIFETLYNHHYRNLDLFDYVDLMRFHNRLKTRLPRYQHLFEKYSELHGFDWRLIAAQSYQESHFNPWARSHANARGLMQLMPRTARSLGVTNVHDPEQSIEAGVRYLKNLHNIFYLAEEPHRTYKALGSYNVGQGHMYDARALARRFGLDPNRWYNMEKMLPLLEKKEYYKDATYGYCRGSEPVIYLKKIMLYYDIIRHKSLLESRKLPPE
- the ispG gene encoding flavodoxin-dependent (E)-4-hydroxy-3-methylbut-2-enyl-diphosphate synthase, translating into MESSTAVTIPMQRRLTRKLQLGSVELGGDAPISVQSMTNTLTEDVASTVAQIQKLGEAGCEIVRVAVPHMESARAISEIRKQTDLPLVADIHFDHRLALAAADAGCDGLRINPGNIGSEIHVREVVAAAKDKGLPIRIGVNGGSLEKDLMARYGGATPHAMVESALGHVAILEKQGFGDIKISLKASDVPRTVAAYRLLSKRCDYPLHVGVTEAGGLFPGVVKSALGIGMLLSEGIGDTLRVSLTRDPVEEVRVGFEILKSLGLRQRGPDIISCPTCGRTRIDLFSILDAVEKRLMGVMAPIKVAIMGCVVNGPGEAREADVGIAGGMGKGILFRKGEVVRKCREDELVDVLMAEVAVLEEEWRKTVKTG
- the proS gene encoding proline--tRNA ligase; this encodes MGQNKKTAITPTRMEDYPEWYQQVVKASDMAENSPVRGCMVIKPWGYALWERMVAVLDGMFKKTGVKNAYFPLFIPLSFLEKEAEHVEGFAKECAVVTHHRLEAGPNGGLVPAGPLAEPLIVRPTSETIIGDSFSRWVTSYRDLPLLINQWANVVRWEMRTRTFLRTSEFLWQEGHTAHATAEEAVERTRTMLDIYADFVENWLAVPVIRGVKTASERFPGAVETFCIEAMMQDRKALQAGTSHFLGQNFAKASDIRFQGSDGVESFAWTTSWGASTRMIGGLIMTHGDDDGVIMPPKVAPAHVVLLPVFPKNADPEAILAYTRETADLLRLENYGGRSLEVEIDSRDMPGRNWDWIKKGVPLRLEMGPRDMAEDAVFMFRRDTGERCAVKRVDLARVVAETLDAIQKNLYDRALAFQKTHTCNMDDKAVFYDFFTAKNPEKPEIHGGFAMAHWCGDAACEEAIKKDLAVTIRCIPLDAPEEEGSCIFCGEKSMGRVVFSKSY
- a CDS encoding RelA/SpoT family protein translates to MIRINDIIDSILDYDPDADIDLVERAYIYSARVHDGQVRLSGEPYLTHPLEVAGILADLRLDVISVAAGLLHDVVEDTHATEEEIRQMFGAEVGHIVAGVTKISKLPFQTSEHRQAESIRKMILAMADDIRVILIKLTDRLHNMRTLHFHKKKDKAMKISQETWDIYSPIAARLGMYQLKNELDDLAFRYLKPEAYAEIEAGIAKDREERANYVDEVQEIIRKRMDEVGLPADVTGRYKQIPSIYQKMVQQKLSLDEVYDLTAFRIILNTVPQCYEALGVIHSLWRPLPKKFKDYIGMPKPNMYQSLHTTVIGPYGERIEVQIRTWDMDRVAKSGIAAHWSYKEGKSADPNIARAFAWIQNLVENQEEYRDPDEFMENVRIDLFPDEVYVFTPRGEVKNLPKGATPVDFAYMIHTEVGEQCAGSKINGRMVPLSYEMRNGDIVEIITAKGHTPSKDWLNFVKTVRAKNRIRQWVKNQEKERSLSLGRELCEKAFRKQKLNFNSLVNTDTMLEVAQFFNFKTVEDLIANVGYGKITPLQVLRRYAPSEEPEKKTSSFIQKLIPGRNRRKPKGEGVVVKGLDDILVRFGKCCQPVPGDPVMGYITQGQGVSVHHKNCPSIKTLNPDRYVDVDWAGERAEYYPVRIQVLSNDRMGLLADLATAVTKTGANILSAHTETGESMDVTTFFTVGVTGRELLEKVMGALLRIREVTDVRRMDL